A single window of Acidobacteriota bacterium DNA harbors:
- a CDS encoding TetR/AcrR family transcriptional regulator, whose product MSRKAIEREIRKKFILEAARQLFDEKGIENTSMDDIASAAEYTRRTLYAYFKSRDEISLSILIEDLSARWTEQKRELATADTGLQKIIKWGESLYSFTCRHRSSIRLQLYWDFKGIDRKLITDDIFASFQTINNELAEGLRRIFHLGLSDGSLRPDLNVDLAISHFLYSFRSIVNRAHSSTYSFAYFEPEEYVRTYLDIFARGIKNEGVGHSEIK is encoded by the coding sequence ATGTCTCGAAAAGCCATCGAACGTGAGATCCGAAAGAAATTCATATTAGAAGCTGCCCGCCAACTCTTTGATGAAAAAGGTATCGAGAATACCAGTATGGACGATATTGCCTCGGCCGCTGAATACACGCGGCGGACTCTCTATGCCTACTTCAAGAGCCGAGACGAGATAAGTCTGTCGATCCTTATTGAAGATCTTTCAGCCCGCTGGACCGAACAGAAAAGGGAACTGGCCACGGCGGACACTGGACTTCAAAAGATAATCAAATGGGGTGAGTCTCTCTATTCGTTTACCTGCCGGCACCGCAGCTCAATTCGTTTACAGCTCTACTGGGATTTCAAAGGAATCGATCGAAAACTGATTACCGATGACATATTTGCGTCTTTCCAGACCATAAACAACGAATTGGCCGAAGGGCTTCGCAGGATTTTCCATCTCGGTCTAAGCGATGGCTCTCTGCGTCCCGATCTCAATGTTGATCTGGCAATAAGTCACTTTCTGTATTCTTTTCGGAGCATTGTCAACAGAGCGCACTCATCAACCTATTCGTTTGCATACTTCGAGCCGGAGGAGTACGTCAGAACGTATCTGGATATTTTCGCACGCGGCATTAAGAATGAAGGAGTCGGTCACAGTGAAATCAAATGA